The Solanum lycopersicum chromosome 9, SLM_r2.1 genome window below encodes:
- the LOC100736505 gene encoding cytochrome P450 71 family protein, with the protein MEASILQLLLLLSLTSCTILFYKIRGRWRRRPPSPPSLPIIGHLHLLNQMPHHTFFNLSQKLGKIIYLQLGQIPTLIISSPRLAELILKTNDHIFCSRPQIIAAQYLSFGCSDITFSPYGPYWRQARKICVTELLSSKRVHSFEFIRDEEINRMIELISSRSQSEVDLSQVFFGLANDILCRVAFGTRFIDDKLKDKDLVSVLTETQALLAGFCFGDFFPDFEWVNWLSGMKKRLMNNLKDLREVCDEIIKEHLMKTREDGSEDFVHVLLKVQKRDDLQVPITDDNLKALILDMFVAGTDTSAATLEWTMTELARHPSVMKKAQNEVRKIVANRGKVEEFDLQHLHYMKAVIKETMRLHPPVPLLVPRESIEKCSIDGYEVPAKTRVLINTYAIGRDPEYWNNPLDYNPERFMEKDIDLRGQDFRFLPFGGGRRGCPGYALGLATIELSLARLLYRFDWKLPSGVEAQDMDLSEIFGLATRKKVALKLVPTINKL; encoded by the exons ATGGAAGCATCAATTCTACAGCTACTTCTTCTACTATCACTTACATCCTGCACAATTCTCTTTTACAAAATCAGAGGCCGATGGCGTCGTCGGCCTCCGTCTCCACCATCTCTCCCTATAATCGGTCACCTCCATCTCCTCAACCAAATGCCTCATCACACCTTCTTCAATCTATCTCAAAAACTCGGAAAAATTATCTATCTTCAACTCGGCCAAATTCCGACTCTAATCATCTCATCTCCTCGTCTAGCTGAACTCATCCTCAAAACGAACGATCATATCTTCTGTAGCCGTCCACAAATCATTGCAGCTCAGTACCTCTCCTTCGGTTGCTCCGATATCACTTTTTCACCGTACGGTCCTTACTGGCGTCAAGCTAGAAAAATCTGCGTAACGGAATTACTCAGTTCCAAACGAGTTCACTCGTTTGAATTCATACGAGATGAGGAAATTAACCGTATGATAGAATTGATTTCGTCTCGTTCTCAATCTGAAGTAGATCTGAGTCAGGTTTTCTTCGGTCTAGCGAATGATATTTTGTGTAGAGTAGCGTTTGGGACGAGatttattgatgataaattGAAAGATAAGGATTTAGTGAGTGTACTGACGGAGACACAGGCGTTGTTAGCTGGGTTTTGTTTTGGGGatttttttccagattttgAATGGGTGAATTGGTTGAGTGGGATGAAGAAGAGATTGATGAATAATTTGAAAGATTTGAGAGAAGTTTGTGATGAGATTATAAAAGAGCATTTGATGAAAACCAGAGAGGATGGTTCAGAAGATTTTGTTCATGTATTGTTGAAGGTTCAGAAAAGAGATGATCTACAAGTGCCTATTACTGATGACAACCTCAAAGCTCTTATCCTG GATATGTTTGTGGCTGGAACAGATACATCAGCAGCTACACTAGAATGGACAATGACTGAGTTggctaggcatccaagtgttaTGAAAAAGGCACAAAATGAAGTAAGAAAGATTGTAGCTAATAGAGGAAAGGTAGAAGAATTTGATCTTCAACATCTTCACTATATGAAAGCAGTAATAAAGGAGACTATGCGATTGCATCCCCCTGTCCCTCTTCTCGTACCTCGTGAATCCATCGAAAAATGTAGTATCGATGGCTATGAAGTACCTGCGAAAACTAGAGTGTTGATCAACACTTATGCAATCGGAAGAGATCCTGAGTATTGGAACAACCCTCTTGACTACAACCCCGAAAGGTTTATGGAGAAGGATATCGATTTGAGGGGACAAGATTTTAGGTTTTTACCGTTTGGAGGAGGGAGAAGAGGTTGTCCAGGTTATGCTCTTGGATTAGCTACAATTGAGTTATCGTTGGCTCGTTTGTTGTATCGCTTTGATTGGAAATTGCCTAGTGGAGTTGAAGCTCAGGATATGGACTTGTCTGAGATATTTGGATTGGCTACTAGAAAAAAAGTGGCTCTAAAGCTTGTTCCAACCATCAACAAGTTGTAA